The Pectobacterium parmentieri genome segment TTATGTTCACGGGTGCGCTGGCGCTGATGTGGGTGGTGCTGTGGTGGCTGTTCTACCATAACCCGGAAGATCACCCGAATTTAAGCCGCGAGGAGCTGGATTTCATCCGTCAGGACAACGAAGCACCCCCGGTCAAACTGCCTTTCTTCACCGCACTGAAAACGGTCTCAAAAAACAAACGCTTTTACGGCATCGCTATTCCAGCCTTTATGGCGGAACCCGCGTGGGCCGTGCTCAGCTTTTGGGTGCCGCTCTATCTGGCGAATGAACGCGGCATGGATCTGAAGCAAATTGCGATGTTTGCATGGCTGCCGTTTCTTGCTGCCGATCTGGGCAGCATCGCCAGCGGCTACCTCACCCGGCTCTATACCCGCTGGTTCGGCTGCTCGCGTGTTAACTCGATTGTTGCCAGCTCGGTCACCGGTGCGTTTCTGATGCTGTCGCTGGCGCTGGTCGCCATCAGCAAAGATCCGTGGGTAGCGATTCTGCTGATTTCCATCGGTGGATTCGGCCATCAGGTGATTTCCTGCATGTTGAGCGCACTGGTAGTGGAATCGTTTGATAAAGGACAGATGGCAACCGTGAACGGGATGCGCGGTTCGTTTGCCTGGATCGCCAGCTTTCTGTTCTCGCTGTTGATTGGCGTGACCGCCGACAAAATTGGCTTTAATCCTCTATTTGTAGCGATGGGTTTCTTCGATTTGATCGGAGCGATCTTCCTTATCGCGTTTATTGCTGAACGCCGTGGGAAAACGCGCACGCAGGCATAACGGTTTATGCCGATCGTTTAAAAAGCGAGATACACAGAGCGACCACGGGGCGAGGCTTCCTTACGAGAACCTCATCCCCGTGTTTCTCCTAAAAATGGGCTTAAGAGACCTGCATTAAGCGTAACGGCTGGTTTATTTTTTCCTGAAAAGGACGCTGTATGAAAACGTTGAAAAATTGGGTGTTTCGTCATCAGAGCGCCGATCATATTGAGCTGTTGGTGGACGACAGACATGTTTTTCGCCTTTATGTACTGGAGCCTATGCTGGCGCGTGTGCTGATTAAGCAGAACGGTGCGCTGAAGCTAAATCGTACCTGGAGCATTGCGCCACAGCAGGATGTTCCCTGGGAGGGGCGCAGCCGTGAAAGTAGCGAAGGATTTAGCCTGCCGGGGTTTTCACTGGAACAGGTGGATGACACGCTGCGTATCAGTACCGCACGGATGCGCATTACAATTCATCAGCCGCTATGGCTGGCGTGGGAATATCGGGATGAGCAGGGTGAATGGCAGCCGTTTGCCGCCGACCGACCAACCAGCGCTTATCTGCTGAACCCACATGGTGAGGGCGTCGCGCACTATCAGCGCCGTTTCCCGACGGAGCGCTATTATGGTCTGGGTGAGAAGGCGGGCGATCTTGAACGCACCGGACGCCGGTTTGAGTTCCGTAATCTGGATGCCATGGGTTACAACGCGGCGAGCACCGATCCACTGTATAAGCATGTTCCGTTTACCATTACCCGACGTGACGAGATCAGTTTTGGTCTGTTCTACGATAACCTGAGCACCACCTGGCTCGATCTTGGCAATGAAATCGATAACTATCATCTGGCGTATCGACGCTATCAGGCGGAAGCGGGCGATCTTGATTATTACCTGTTTGTCGGGCCACGCGTGTTGGATGTGACGAAAGCGTTTGTGCGGCTGACGGGGAAAACGCTCTTTGGGCCAAAATGGAGCTTAGGCTACAGCGGTTCTACCATGCACTACACCGATGCGCCGGATGCGCAGCAGCAACTGATGAAATTTATTGCGCTCTGCCGTGAACACCATATTCCGTGTGATTCGTTTCAACTCTCGTCGGGTTACACGTCGATTAATAATAAGCGCTATGTGTTTAACTGGAACTACGACAAAGTCCCCCAGCCGGAAGTGATGTCACAGGCTTTCCACGATGCGGGTCTCAAGCTGGCGGCCAATATCAAACCCTGTTTACTGCAAGAT includes the following:
- a CDS encoding MFS transporter, with product MSLDVNPSSIASKGKRTFRNLRWWVLSLFLLGVTVNYITRNSLGILAPELKTSMGITTEQYSWIVGAFQLAYTIFQPICGWLIDVIGLKMGFMICAVIWALMCIFHAGAGSWLHLAILRFFMGASEAAATPANAKTLGEWFPKKERPIAAGWAGVGFSIGAMLAPPIIVVAHAYLGWQGAFMFTGALALMWVVLWWLFYHNPEDHPNLSREELDFIRQDNEAPPVKLPFFTALKTVSKNKRFYGIAIPAFMAEPAWAVLSFWVPLYLANERGMDLKQIAMFAWLPFLAADLGSIASGYLTRLYTRWFGCSRVNSIVASSVTGAFLMLSLALVAISKDPWVAILLISIGGFGHQVISCMLSALVVESFDKGQMATVNGMRGSFAWIASFLFSLLIGVTADKIGFNPLFVAMGFFDLIGAIFLIAFIAERRGKTRTQA